One Hordeum vulgare subsp. vulgare chromosome 4H, MorexV3_pseudomolecules_assembly, whole genome shotgun sequence DNA window includes the following coding sequences:
- the LOC123446633 gene encoding uncharacterized protein LOC123446633 produces MLSSVLFPFPRYRVRGYCGSASRRQSLQPLGMGPATGSGGVGSFPVAKWLHIARFFASPSSCASLLPACNAKLTSPCAGAEAVATGASLSAPAPGTGLPRLGPCPLELALSLLCFLSLWPPVAVSPICRYR; encoded by the exons ATGCTGAGCTCTGTCCTCTTTCCCTTCCCCAGGTACCGTGTCCGAGGCTACTGCGGGTCGGCCTCTCGGCGCCAGTCGCTGCAGCCGTTGGGAATGGGGCCAGCCACCGGATCTGGTGGAGTTGGATCCTTCCCCGTCGCAAAATGGCTCCACATTGCGAGGTTCTTCGCTTCACCGAGCTCCTGCGCCTCCCTGTTGCCCGCCTGCAACGCCAAGCTGACGAG CCCATGTGCTGGAGCGGAAGCTGTGGCCACCGGAGCTTCATTGAGCGCCCCAGCACCGGGAACGGGACTCCCTCGCCTAGGACCTTGCCCCCTCGAGCTCGCCCTGTCCCTCCTCTGCTTCCTCTCGCTGTGGCCGCCGGTAGCGGTTTCCCCGAT